In the Clostridium gelidum genome, TTTTAATAATTCTTCAGGATAATCTGGCTCACCAAATAAAGTATGACAACTTGACTTAGATACTAAATTAAATATATTAAGTAGTATGGCTGAAAAAATGTTTATAGATTTTTGCATTTAAAACAACTCCTTTCACATTAATAATAATTACTTG is a window encoding:
- the agrD gene encoding cyclic lactone autoinducer peptide AgrD, giving the protein MQKSINIFSAILLNIFNLVSKSSCHTLFGEPDYPEELLK